The Raphanus sativus cultivar WK10039 chromosome 2, ASM80110v3, whole genome shotgun sequence genome includes a region encoding these proteins:
- the LOC130508547 gene encoding uncharacterized protein LOC130508547 encodes MNKVGKKNIMDAFELRFKKGFSDWKRDFKNKYDTSRKKYIKIKALTQNRTWLGYDHMGRILMSDDWWNEREKECPGIRKSACKEIDNMDMYEAEFGGVVITGAEGWSAQHGEASLNSRVGGDDGDEEADSQPAAEPQALETETQPPAQTQTQRQTQPAAQTHSGGSSRAKRRRKEKDMVVEACDKRTDAIVVKNRIAEQMLEREERQRVEREERQRVISIENVLEILSALPGVEEWSPLYEAAMELLIDSEENRRAFVTMKTDEAKIKFLELRTKKKRFN; translated from the exons ATGAATAAAGTAGGGAAAAAGAACATCATGGATGCATTTGAGCTGAGGTTTAAGAAGGGATTTTCCGATTGGAAGAGGGACTTTAAGAACAAGTACGACACCAGTAGGAAGAAATACATCAAGATTAAGGCGCTGACTCAAAACAGGACATGGCTTGGGTATGACCACATGGGAAGAATTCTCATGTCAGATGATTGGTGGAATGAACGTGAAAAG GAGTGTCCTGGGATTAGAAAATCCGCGTGCAAAGAGATTGACAACATGGATATGTATGAAGCAGAATTTGGTGGCGTAGTAATAACTGGAGCTGAAGGATGGAGTGCTCAACATGGAGAAGCAAGTTTGAACTCTAGAGTGGGTGGAGATGATGGTGATGAGGAAGCTGATTCTCAGCCAGCAGCAGAACCTCAAGCATTGGAGACAGAAACTCAGCCACCAGCTCAGACACAAACCCAACGCCAAACTCAGCCAGCAGCTCAGACTCATTCCGGCGGAAGTTCAAGAGCAAAAAGAAGGCGTAAGGAGAAAGACATGGTTGTAGAAGCTTGTGACAAAAGGACTGATGCTATCGTGGTGAAGAATAGGATAGCGGAGCAGATGTTGGAGCgtgaagagagacagagagtgGAGCgtgaagagagacagagagtgaTCTCCATTGAGAATGTGCTAGAGATTTTGTCTGCACTTCCCGGAGTGGAAGAGTGGTCGCCATTGTATGAAGCAGCAATGGAACTGCTTATAGATAGTGAAGAGAACCGTAGGGCCTTTGTTACAATGAAAACAGATGAagctaaaattaaatttctagaGCTTAGGACTAAGAAAAAGCGTTTTAATTGA